ATAACGATGTCAACATGCGCTTCACACGTTCATTTTCATGAACCACATGCCGAGCGCGGCGTTTGGAAATATCGGTCATAATTCCGTAAACTTGATCGAGCATCTCTGAGGTGACATCACGGAGACTGGTGATATTGGGGAACAGTTGTTGGATTTCTTTAATGGCCTGTTCGCATTCAGAGCGTCTTTCATTGTACTTAGAGCTGGCCAGCTTACGCGATTTCCCTGTGTCGAGCACTAATATTGTGAGGTCGGGTGGGATTGGGATGATCTGGGTGCTCAGATCGCGTGTGTCGATAAAGAGGGCAGCATCTTCTTGGCCTAACATCGAGGTCATTTGATCCATAATGCCAGAGCGAAGTCCCATGAACTCGTTCTCGCATTTCTGACCGAGTAGAGCAAGTTGAGTCGGAGGTATTTCTAAGCCTCCAAGTGTATTCCACATAACTCCAGGCGCCATTTCGATTGCTGCCGAGGAGCTTAATCCGGCGCCGATTGGCAAGTTGCTAGTAATGACTATATCGACTCCAGGAAGGCTTTGGCTTGTATGCTCACTAATCGCCCATGCCATCCCCGCGATCGGCCTTAGCCACGCTTCGACTTTCTGCGCGTCTTCGCCAAATTTAAATGAAGCCTCCTGTTCCAGAGTTTCGGAATAGATGCGACAGCTATCACTCTTATTAGTCGCAGCCGCAAGCCGTATCTCTTTATCGATAGCCACAGGAAGTACAAAACCTTCGTTATAATCCGTGTGTTCGCCAATCAGGTTGACTCTCCCCGGCGCACGGGTGACTATCTCCGGTTTCTTTCCGAAATGTTGTTCAAATAACTGCTCAACGTTCATCCCAAACCTCCGCAAGCTATAATACCCGCCAATTGGGCAAGGAGGAAAAGCAAGAAATCAAACATTCGAAGAGCTGTTCTTTAGAAGTATGTTTGGAGTGTTACTGGATTCGGCCTTCAATATGTCCCGCAGGGAGACGTCTAATCTTTCGTAGGGGCGACTTTATGTGGACACCCGTTCGTATCAGAGAAAGTGAAACAATCCGGAGACCTCCTATAGTCCCCCTTGGAAAGGGGAACGGTCTGAACCCGTCACCCATCACCTTCTCCGAAGCACTACTCAGGCTTTAGTAGGGGGAAGAAGAGGACGTCTCGGATTGATTCGGCGCCTAGGAAGATCATGGCGAGTCGGTCCATTCCGATGCCTAAGCCGCCGGTTGGGGGCATGCCGTATTCCAGGGCGCGGATGAAGTCTTCGTCCATGGGGTGCGCTTCTTCGTCACCGGCTGTGCGCATCTGCACCTGTGCGGCGAAGCGCTCGCGTTGGTCGATGGGATCGTTGAGTTCGGAGAACGCATTCCCGACCTCTTGGGAGAAAACGTAGGCTTCGAACCTTCTTGTAAGCGCGGGGTTATCCGGGCGCTTTTTAGCAAGAGGCGAGGTTTCGGTGGGGAAGTCGGTGATGAAAGTCGGCTCGATTAAGTTAGGTTGTACGAAACGCTCGAGAACCTTTTCGATAATGCCGCCAACCGTATGCTCCTCATCCATCGGCAATCCAACACGCGTACCGGCCGCTTTGGCGCTTGCGAGTGTGTCGAATTCATTCGGTTCTATTCCGGCATACTGCTTGATGCCATCCAGCAAGCTTAGTCGATGCCAGGGCTTGGCAAGGTCGATTTCTTTTCCATCCCGTTGAATTACCGTAGTGCTCAAGACTTCAATAGCCGCCGTTCGGAAGAGGTCTTCGACCAATTCCATAATCCCATCAAGGTCGGCGTACGCTTCGTAAAGTTCAAGCAAGGTGAATTCAGGGTTGTGGCGGGTTGAAATGCCTTCGTTGCGGAACACACGGCCAATTTCATAAACTTTTTCAAGCCCACCGACGATCAATCGCTTAAGGGGCAGTTCAAGTGAAATTCTTAACTTGAGGTCCATTTCAAGCGCGTTGTGGTGAGTTTTGAACGGACGCGCTGCGGCTCCACCGGCAATGGCTTGAAGAACGGGGGTTTCGACCTCGATATATTTGCGTGAATCAAGAAAGCGCCTGACGGCCGAGATGAGGCGTGAGCGATTAACTAAGACGTCTCTGGAGGTGGGATTGACATTCAAATCGGCATATCGCAGACGATAGCGAAGCTCGACATCGCTTAGCCCTTGATGAACGACACCCTCAGCATCCATTTTGCCTGCGGGCAACGGAAGTAGGGCAATCGATAATAGTATTGCCGTTTGAACGTGAAGACTAATTTCCCCTGTCCTCGTTCGGAACATAAAGCCGGAAACGCCGAGAAAGTCGCCGAGATCCCAGAAGTGCTTTGCTTGCTCGAAGCCATCATCGCCGAGGTCGTCCTTGCGGACGTATATTTGCAACCTTCCGCTCTGATCTTGAAGCTGGAGGAACATGGCTTTGCCCATCTCACGCTTAGCCATAATTCGTCCCGCCAATTTCACACGTAAAAGCTCATCGCCCTCTTGATGCGAATTCTCCCACTCAGGAAAAGCCTCAAACGCCTCATGCAAGCTGTGAGTGCGTTCAAAGCGTTCTTGAAGAAAAGGATCGCATCCGCGGCGTTTTAGTTCTTCCAGCTTCTTTAGCCGGATATCGCGGTACTCGTTACTCTCGGTCATTGGGTCTACTTTCGAATTGCTTCAATTTGATAGTTCAATTTGCCTGCCGGTACAACTACTTCGACAATTTCGCCTACTTCGCGCCCAAAGAGCGCTTCACCCACCGGCGCTTGGTGAGAGATTCGGTCGTTGTCCGGGTCGGCTTCAAGGAGGCCAACTACAACCAGGTCGAAACTTGTGTTGTTATCGATGTCTTTGACCGTGACGATCGAGCCGATACCGACGTAATCGGTAGGAATAGCATCTGGGTGAACTATTGTAGCCAAGGCAAGCATCTGGCGAAGCTCGTTGATACGACCTTCTACCATTGCCTGATCTAATTTGGCGTTCTCGAACTCGGAGTTATCGTCAGAAAACTCTCCGTGCTCCTTGGAGTTACGAATTTGCTCAGCTACTTCAGGGCGACGAACTGTGCTGAGCTCGTGTAGTTCGGCTTCTAACTTGCGATAGCCTACTTCGGTAAGTAATATTGTTTCTTCGTCATTCACTGCCGAATCTCCTTGGTGATTTCCAGCGGTATACCTAGTAATTAAGCACTGAACAGCATTCCCTATATCGGGTCTGGCCAGTGCTTGGTTGCGGGTATTTATGGACGCAACAATGTAGCACATACGCTAATATAGTGTCAATCGGCACAAGCTATTAAGAACTTGAGACTCAGATTTAACTTAATTGTCAAAATCTTGACCGGCCAACTTTTTGGCGCCCAGCACCATCGGCACTAACCCAAAGCATAATGAGATAAGCGTCAGATAAAATACGAAGATAATCCAGGTGTAGGTTGTATTGGAGCCTAAGCTAAGGGCTTTCCAGGTTGCAAAAAACGCAACTCCGATAGTAATGATATAGGTGATATACAGAACAAATCCCCATAGCATCGCCCAAACACTTACTCGCTGCGCAGGATTGTCATAGATAAA
The bacterium DNA segment above includes these coding regions:
- the greA gene encoding transcription elongation factor GreA translates to MNDEETILLTEVGYRKLEAELHELSTVRRPEVAEQIRNSKEHGEFSDDNSEFENAKLDQAMVEGRINELRQMLALATIVHPDAIPTDYVGIGSIVTVKDIDNNTSFDLVVVGLLEADPDNDRISHQAPVGEALFGREVGEIVEVVVPAGKLNYQIEAIRK
- the galK gene encoding galactokinase; this translates as MNVEQLFEQHFGKKPEIVTRAPGRVNLIGEHTDYNEGFVLPVAIDKEIRLAAATNKSDSCRIYSETLEQEASFKFGEDAQKVEAWLRPIAGMAWAISEHTSQSLPGVDIVITSNLPIGAGLSSSAAIEMAPGVMWNTLGGLEIPPTQLALLGQKCENEFMGLRSGIMDQMTSMLGQEDAALFIDTRDLSTQIIPIPPDLTILVLDTGKSRKLASSKYNERRSECEQAIKEIQQLFPNITSLRDVTSEMLDQVYGIMTDISKRRARHVVHENERVKRMLTSLCIDNRQAVHALMAASHESLRFDYEVSSDELDLMVDSADFTPGCVGVRMTGAGFGGACVALVETARVNDFAQICERTYSQRTDYSPKITVCKAVKGASVVNY
- the lysS gene encoding lysine--tRNA ligase, which translates into the protein MTESNEYRDIRLKKLEELKRRGCDPFLQERFERTHSLHEAFEAFPEWENSHQEGDELLRVKLAGRIMAKREMGKAMFLQLQDQSGRLQIYVRKDDLGDDGFEQAKHFWDLGDFLGVSGFMFRTRTGEISLHVQTAILLSIALLPLPAGKMDAEGVVHQGLSDVELRYRLRYADLNVNPTSRDVLVNRSRLISAVRRFLDSRKYIEVETPVLQAIAGGAAARPFKTHHNALEMDLKLRISLELPLKRLIVGGLEKVYEIGRVFRNEGISTRHNPEFTLLELYEAYADLDGIMELVEDLFRTAAIEVLSTTVIQRDGKEIDLAKPWHRLSLLDGIKQYAGIEPNEFDTLASAKAAGTRVGLPMDEEHTVGGIIEKVLERFVQPNLIEPTFITDFPTETSPLAKKRPDNPALTRRFEAYVFSQEVGNAFSELNDPIDQRERFAAQVQMRTAGDEEAHPMDEDFIRALEYGMPPTGGLGIGMDRLAMIFLGAESIRDVLFFPLLKPE